Genomic segment of uncultured Methanobrevibacter sp.:
AAGACAGATTAACTACTCCTTTAATAAAAGAAAACGGTGAATTCAGAGAAGCATCATGGGATGAAGCATTAGACCTTGTTGCTAACAAACTCAAAGAAGTATCTGACGAAGATCCAAACAAAGTTGGATTCTACGCATGTGCTCGTTCACCAAACGAAAACATTTACATTACTCAAAAATTAGCAAGAGTAGCTTGTGGAACCCAAAACGTAGACCACTGTGCACGTATCTGTCACGGTCCTACTGTAGCAGGTTTAGCTAACACTTTCGGATCAGGTGCTATGACCAACGGATTCGACAGTATTAAAGAAGCAGACTATATCTTCTGTATTGGATCAAACAACATGGAAGCACACCCATTATTCGGACGTAAATTAATCCAAGCAAAACAAAACGGTGCTAAATTAGTTGTATTAGACCCAAGATTCACTCCTACTGCTAAAATCGCAGATGAATATGTTCAATTTGAAACCGGTACTGACGTAGCTTTAATGAACGCTATGATCAAAGTAATCATCGACAGAGGATTACAAGACGAAGAGTTCATCCACTACAGAACCAAAGGTTTCGAAGAAATGAAAGAAGTTGTACAAAAATACACTTTAGACATGGCTTCCGAAATTACCGGAATCAAACCTGAAGTAATTGAACACTTAGCTATTGATTACGCATCTGCTGACAAAGCTGCTATCGTATACTCATTAGGTATTACTGAACACTCTCACGGAGCAGACAACGTTATGTCCACCGCAAACCTCGCAATGTTAACTGGTAACATTGGTAGACAAGGTACCGGTGTAAACCCATTAAGAGGACAAAACAACGTACAAGGTGCTTGTGATATGGGTGCATTACCTTCCGATTACGTAGGTTACAGAAAAGTTAAAGACCCAGAAACTACCGCATGGTTCAACGACTACTACAGTGGATACGGTTACGAAGTAAACTTACCAACCACTCCTGGTTTAACCTTAGTAGAAATGATGAACGCTGCTCACGCTGGTGACTTAAAAGTATTATACATCCACGGGGAAGACCCAGTTCTCTCTGATGCTGATGTAGCTCACACAAAAGAAGCTTTAGCTAACTTAGAAATGTTAGTTGTACAAGAATGTTTCTTAACCGATACCGCACAATGTGCTGATGTTGTATTACCTGCAGCAGGTTGGGGTGAACAAGAAGGTACCTTCACCAGTGGTGAAAGAAGAGTACAATGCTTACACAAAGCACAAGAACCTCCTGAAGGCGCATGGGTAGACTGGAAAATCATGGAAGAAATCGCTGTCAGAATGGGCGTACCAAGAGAATTATTCCACTACGAATCTGCTGAAGAAATCTTTGACGAAATCAGAGAATGTGCTCCTATCATGGCAGGTATGAACCGTGAAAGATTAGACACTCCTGAAGCACTCCACTGGCCTTGTCCTTCCGAAGACGACCCATGTCAACCATTAATGCACAAAGTTAAATTTGCACACCCTGATGGTTTAGGTGTCTTCCAAGCATTAGAACACAAAGGACCTGTCGAAACTGTAGATGATGAATACCCATTATTATTAACTACTACAAGGATCTTGTTCCACTACCACGCTGCAATGACCAGAAGATGTGAAACATTAAACAACGAAGTTAAAACTGGTTTCATTGAAATCAACAGTAAAGATGCTGAAGCAAGAGGAATTTTAAACGGTGAAGTAGTAAGAGCTTTCTCAAGAAGAGGAGAAATTGCAATTCCTGCTCGTGTAACTGACGACATCAAAGAAGGTATTGTAAACATTCCAATGCACTTCGTAGAATGTGCTGCAAATGTATTAACCAACTCCGATTCATTCGACCCTAAATCCAAAATGGTTGAATTAAAAGCTTGTGCTATCCAAGTAGAAAAACTCCCAGAAGTTGTTGAAATGAAAGGAGAAGTCTACAAAGAAGGTACTGACACTGAAATTAAAGCTGAAAACATGGCAACTACCACCGTAAAAGTAGGTAAATAAATAGGGAGTAGATTTAAATGAGCGCAAAAATTAACGATATGTACTACGCATACTCTGCTATTGAAGATATCAAAGAAAAAGGAGAGTACGGAGGAGTAGTAACTACCATCATGAAATACTTATTAGAAGAAGGTATTGTTGACGGTGTTGTTGGCGTAACCCAAGGTCACGATATTTACGATGGTGTACCAACTCTCATCACTGACCCTGCTGACGTTATTAAAACTGCAGGATCCATTCACTGTGGTACTTTAAACATTGCTAAATTTGTATCCAAATACTTAGATGGTGCAAGATACATGAAACTTGCTGTTGCATGTAAACCATGTGATGCAATGACCATCCGTGAATTAATGAAAAAAGGAAAAATCATCGAAGAAAACGTTATTATGATCGGTGTTAACTGTGGCGGAACT
This window contains:
- the fdhF gene encoding formate dehydrogenase subunit alpha → MVEIKYVPTICPYCGTGCGLNFVVKDEKIVGVEPLKRHPVNEGKVCPKGNFGYQFINREDRLTTPLIKENGEFREASWDEALDLVANKLKEVSDEDPNKVGFYACARSPNENIYITQKLARVACGTQNVDHCARICHGPTVAGLANTFGSGAMTNGFDSIKEADYIFCIGSNNMEAHPLFGRKLIQAKQNGAKLVVLDPRFTPTAKIADEYVQFETGTDVALMNAMIKVIIDRGLQDEEFIHYRTKGFEEMKEVVQKYTLDMASEITGIKPEVIEHLAIDYASADKAAIVYSLGITEHSHGADNVMSTANLAMLTGNIGRQGTGVNPLRGQNNVQGACDMGALPSDYVGYRKVKDPETTAWFNDYYSGYGYEVNLPTTPGLTLVEMMNAAHAGDLKVLYIHGEDPVLSDADVAHTKEALANLEMLVVQECFLTDTAQCADVVLPAAGWGEQEGTFTSGERRVQCLHKAQEPPEGAWVDWKIMEEIAVRMGVPRELFHYESAEEIFDEIRECAPIMAGMNRERLDTPEALHWPCPSEDDPCQPLMHKVKFAHPDGLGVFQALEHKGPVETVDDEYPLLLTTTRILFHYHAAMTRRCETLNNEVKTGFIEINSKDAEARGILNGEVVRAFSRRGEIAIPARVTDDIKEGIVNIPMHFVECAANVLTNSDSFDPKSKMVELKACAIQVEKLPEVVEMKGEVYKEGTDTEIKAENMATTTVKVGK
- a CDS encoding coenzyme F420 hydrogenase/dehydrogenase beta subunit N-terminal domain-containing protein, which codes for MSAKINDMYYAYSAIEDIKEKGEYGGVVTTIMKYLLEEGIVDGVVGVTQGHDIYDGVPTLITDPADVIKTAGSIHCGTLNIAKFVSKYLDGARYMKLAVACKPCDAMTIRELMKKGKIIEENVIMIGVNCGGTMSPVPTMNMIRDVYDLDPKDVVKEEIAKGKLIMETADGEKA